A single region of the Raphanus sativus cultivar WK10039 chromosome 1, ASM80110v3, whole genome shotgun sequence genome encodes:
- the LOC108860625 gene encoding E3 ubiquitin-protein ligase UPL1 isoform X3: protein MALSSETKEDERNSVDRGPDNSILPSSSTVERESDEDSSNALAVRYTNPVSIRSSTSQSIWRGGRDILSVMSSVESMHGRTRQAISRTRGGRTRRHLEAFNFDSEIPPDLPGTSSSRELKKKSTEVLTAEILDKLNCTLRLFFTALVKGFTSANRRRIDGAPLNSASKTLGNVIAKVFLEALNFDGSVTAGHDIFLSVKCRYLGKVVDDMASLTFDTRRKVCFTAMINSFYVHGTLKQLLTTFEATSQLLWTVPFSVTASGTEIEKPGERNIWSRKTCLVDTLQIYCRALDYFVNSTFLLSPASTSLTQLLVQQEQASIGLSIELHPVPREPETFVRNLQSQVLDVILPIWNHPMFPVCNPNFVASVTSLVTHIYSGVVDATQNQTQGSNQRALPLQPDETIVGMIVEMGFSRSRAEDALRRVGTNSVEMAMEWLFANPEHTVQEDDELAQALALSLGNASETPKPVDVPLEDADPKEPSVDEVIAASVKLFQSDDSMAFPLMDLFVTLCSRNKGEDRPKIVSYLIQQLKLVQVDFSKDTGALTMLPHILALVLSEDDNTREIAAQDGIVTVAIDILTNFKLKNESESEILAPKCISALLLILSMMLQARTRISSEFVEGNHGGSLEPSDYPQDSAAALKKVLSSDVAKGESNQALESVFGKSTAYLTMEEGQKALLIACGLIKQCVPEMIMQAVLQLCARLTKTHALAIQFLEDGGLSSLFNLPKKCLFPGYDTVASVIVRHLVEDPQTLQIAMESEIRQTLSGKRQVGRVLPRTFLTTMAPVISRDPMVFMKAVASTCQLESSGGRDFVIPSKEKEKPKVSSSEQGLSLNEPLRISENKLHDGSGKCSKSHRRVPANFIQVIDQLIDIVLSFPRVERQEVDENNLIAMEVDEPAAKVKGKSKVGDPEEAEFGSEELARATFILKLLSDIVIMYLHGTSVILRRDTELISQLRGSDLPDNSPGSGGLIYHVIHRLLPISLENFVGSEVWKEKLSEKASWFLVVFCSRSSEGRRRIISELSRLLSVLASLGKSSSSKSVLLPDKRVLAFAGLVYSILTKNSSSSNLPGCVCSPDVAKSMIDGGIIKCLTSILHVIDLDHPDSPKLVTLILKSLETLTRAANTAEQLKSEGSNETKGTDSNERHDSRGTSTEAEVSTSTEAEVDESNRNNSSLQQVTDAAENGQEQPQISSQSGGGRGSSQTQAMPQEMRIEGEEIMLPEPIQMDFMGEEIERDQIEMSFHVENMAGDDGDDDMGDEEDDEEGFDDIGPELEDDEDADLVEDGAAGVMALLGTDVEDSEDTLGDEYNNDMIEEDEDDIHEDRVIEVQWREALDGRSGGGNGFIDDFTTEPFEGVNVGDMVTLQRPLGFEPRRQTDRNSFHQSGSEVHGFQHPLFSRPLQTGNTASVSASAGSNDVSQFYMFDTPILPFDQVPSNPFSDHLGAGGVAPPLTDYSVVDMDSLRRGVGNSRWTDIGHPQPSSQSASIAQLIEEHFISNLRASAPADTVVERETNSTEVQEQQHPDVHPSVGSESVLGDGNDGGQQSEAHEMLNSPPDVTAGSFSQARANPASPELLQPLPMNSTPNEIDGMEIGEGDGVPMDLVSTAQGLPDTSSSQNVSGTGTPIPVDDPISNCQPSGDVDMSSDGAEGNQSVEPSVLARDNNAFSSMEATQDARNDEQVAEGSLALDGRAPEANSIDPTFLEALPEDLRAEVLASQQAQSVQPPTYEPPSVEDIDPEFLAALPPDIQTEVLAQQRVQRMVQQSQGQPVDMDNASIIATLPADLREEVLLTSSEAVLAALPSPLLAEAQMLRDRAMSHYQARSHSNRRNGLGYNRLTGMNRVIGLTIGQRDISSSADGLKVKEMEGDPLVDAEALKALIRLLRLAQPLGKGLLQRLLLNLCAHRVIRANLVQLLLDLIRPEMETSPSELAISNPRRLYGCQSNVVYGRSQLLNGLPPLVFRRVLEVLTYLATNHSAVADMLFYFDSSLVSQFSNPKPSVCEGKNKEKVTHVTDSRNQEIPLVVFLKLLNRPQLLQSTSHLALVTGLLQVIVYTAASRIEGWSPSSGVPEKSEENPVGEEASSETRKDAESEQVDEAHELSVARNKNCADIYKIFMQLPRSDLCNLCLLLGYEGLSDKIYLLAGEVLKKLAAVDVAHRKFFAIELSQLASGLSDSTVRELATLSNTQKISHSTGSMAGASILRVLQVLSSLTSSSNPGNEKETEQEEQNIMLRLNMALEPLWQELSQCISMTELQLDHTAATATVSNVNPGDHALGVAPPSPLSPGTQRFLPLIEAFFVLCEKIQTPSVLHQDQGNVTAGEVKESVLSLSSKTSVDSQKKIGGSVTFAKFAEKHKRLLNLFVRQNPSLLEKSLSMMLKAPRLIDFDNKKAYFRSRIKHQHDHHISRPLRISVRRAYMLEDSYNQLRMRSLQDLRGRLNVQFQGEEGVDAGGLTREWYQLLSRVIFDKGALLFTTVGNDATFQPNPNSVYQNEHLSYFKFVGRMVAKALLDGQLLDVYFTRSFYKHILGVKVTYHDIEAVDPDYYKNLKWLLENDVSDILDLTFSMDADEEKRILYEKTEVTDCELKPGGRNIRVTEETKHEYVDLVAGHILTNAIRPQINAFLEGFNELIPRELVSIFNDKELELLISGLPEIDFDDLKANTEYSSYTAGSPVIHWFWEVVKAFSKEDMARFLQFVTGTSKVPLEGFKALQGISGPQRLQIHKAYGSPERLPSAHTCFNQLDLPEYPSKEQLKERLLLAIHEASEGFGFA, encoded by the exons ATGGCTTTGTCTAGTGAGACCAAGGAAGATGAGAGAAATAGTGTTGATCGAGGACCTGATAATTCAATTTTACCCTCATCTAGTACTGTTGAAAGAGAGAGTGATGAGGACTCAAGCAATGCTTTAGCAGTTAGATACACAAACCCTGTATCCATTAGAAGCAGTACCTCTCAATCTATTTGGCGTGGTGGTCGTGATATTCTGTCTGTTATGAGTTCCGTCGAGAGTATGCATGGTCGTACACGACAAGCAATTTCCCGAACGAGGGGTGGGAGAACTCGTCGACACCTGGAGGCTTTTAATTTTGATTCTGAAATTCCACCTGATTTACCAGGTACGTCATCTTCCCGTGAGCTGAAAAAGAAAAGCACTGAAGTCCTGACTGCTGAAATTTTAGACAAGTTGAATTGTACACTACGTCTTTTTTTCACTGCCCTTGTGAAAGGATTCACCTCTGCTAACCGTCGCAGAATTGATGGAGCACCATTGAATTCTGCATCGAAGACGCTTGGTAATGTCATAGCTAAAGTATTTCTTGAAGCTCTTAACTTTGATGGGAGCGTTACTGCTGGGCATGATATATTTCTGTCCGTAAAGTGCCGGTACCTTGGAAAAGTGGTAGATGACATGGCTTCCCTGACATTTGATACTCGAAGGAAAGTCTGCTTCACAGCTATGATAAATAGTTTTTATGTCCATGGAACATTAAAGCAACTTCTCACCACATTTGAAGCGACAAGCCAGTTGCTTTGGACAGTGCCGTTTTCTGTTACTGCATCTGGTACTGAGATTGAGAAGCCAGGTGAAAGGAACATATGGTCTCGCAAGACGTGTCTGGTGGATACTCTGCAAATCTATTGCCGAGCACTGGACTATTTTGTTAACTCTACATTTCTGTTATCTCCAGCCTCCACTTCTCTGACACAGCTTCTTGTTCAGCAAGAGCAAGCTTCAATTGGTTTGTCGATTGAACTTCATCCTGTACCAAGGGAACCTGAGACTTTCGTGCGAAATCTCCAGTCGCAGGTTCTGGATGTCATACTACCTATATGGAACCACCCTATGTTTCCTGTTTGCAATCCTAATTTTGTGGCTTCAGTTACCTCCCTTGTTACGCATATATACTCTGGTGTTGTGGATGCTACGCAAAATCAAACCCAGGGTTCAAACCAAAGAGCCTTGCCTCTACAGCCTGACGAAACCATTGTTGGTATGATTGTTGAAATGGGATTTTCAAGGTCAAGGGCAGAAGACGCGTTACGAAGAGTTGGAACAAACAGTGTCGAAATGGCTATGGAGTGGTTGTTTGCCAATCCTGAGCATACTGTGCAGGAAGATGACGAGCTGGCTCAAGCACTTGCATTATCTCTTGGCAATGCATCTGAAACTCCAAAACCTGTAGATGTCCCTCTGGAAGATGCGGATCCAAAAGAACCATCTGTTGATGAAGTTATTGCTGCATCGGTGAAGTTATTTCAAAGTGATGATTCTATGGCTTTCCCATTGATGGATTTGTTTGTAACACTTTGTAGCCGAAACAAAGGGGAAGATCGGCCGAAAATTGTGTCGTATCTTATTCAGCAACTGAAGCTAGTACAAGTTGATTTCTCCAAGGATACTGGTGCTTTGACTATGCTACCACACATTCTAGCATTAGTTCTCTCAGAGGATGACAACACACGAGAAATTGCTGCACAGGATGGAATTGTGACTGTAGCAATTGATATCTTGACGAATTTCAAGCTTAAGAATGAATCTGAAAGTGAGATTCTGGCTCCAAAATGCATAAGTGCTTTGCTTCTTATCTTGAGCATGATGCTGCAGGCTCGGACAAGAATCTCGTCTGAATTTGTGGAAGGAAATCATGGTGGATCTTTGGAGCCGAGCGACTATCCGCAAGACTCAGCAGCAGCTTTAAAGAAAGTGTTATCTTCAGATGTTGCTAAAGGGGAGTCAAACCAGGCTTTGGAATCAGTTTTTGGAAAATCTACAGCCTATCTGACCATGGAAGAGGGTCAAAAAGCTCTACTAATCGCCTGTGGCCTCATAAAGCAGTGTGTTCCAGAAATGATCATGCAGGCTGTTCTTCAGTTATGTGCACGTCTAACTAAAACTCATGCTTTAGCTATCCAGTTTCTGGAAGATGGAGGTTTATCATCACTTTTTAATCTTCCCAAAAAATGTCTTTTCCCTGGGTATGATACTGTTGCGTCTGTCATTGTACGTCATCTGGTTGAAGATCCACAGACTCTCCAAATTGCTATGGAATCAGAAATACGACAGACCTTGAGTGGAAAGAGACAAGTAGGTAGGGTATTACCTCGGACATTTCTGACAACAATGGCACCTGTAATTTCGAGAGATCCTATGGTTTTCATGAAAGCCGTGGCTTCTACCTGTCAGCTGGAGTCATCAGGAGGGAGGGACTTTGTCATTCCGTCGAAGGAGAAAGAAAAGCCAAAAGTTTCCAGCAGTGAGCAGGGATTGTCTCTGAACGAACCCCTTCGAATATCCGAAAATAAGCTTCATGATGGGTCAGGGAAATGTTCGAAAAGCCACAGACGAGTCCCTGCTAACTTCATCCAAGTCATCGATCAGCTTATTGATATTGTCTTAAGTTTTCCTAGGGTGGAGAGGCAGGAAGTTGATGAGAACAATTTAATTGCAATGGAAGTTGATGAGCCGGCAGCTAAAGTGAAGGGTAAGTCAAAAGTTGGTGATCCGGAGGAAGCAGAATTTGGATCTGAAGAATTGGCCAGGgcaacatttattttgaaattgttgAGTGATATTGTTATCATGTACTTGCATGGTACCAGTGTCATACTGAGGCGGGATACAGAATTAATATCTCAGCTTCGGGGATCCGATCTACCTGATAATTCACCTGGCAGTGGAGGGTTAATTTACCATGTCATTCATCGATTACTTCCTATATCTCTCGAAAATTTTGTTGGATCTGAAGTCTGGAAGGAGAAGTTGTCAGAAAAGGCTTCCTGGTTTCTGGTCGTTTTTTGTAGCCGTTCCAGTGAAGGACGTAGAAGAATAATCAGTGAGCTTTCGAGGCTTTTATCTGTGTTGGCTTCCTTGGGAAAGAGTTCTTCTAGTAAAAGTGTTCTGTTACCTGATAAAAGAGTTCTTGCTTTTGCTGGCCTGGTTTATTCGATATTAACAAAGAATTCATCTTCCAGCAACTTACCTGGTTGTGTTTGCTCACCTGACGTTGCAAAGAGCATGATAGATGGGGGAATTATTAAGTGTCTGACCAGCATTCTTCACGTAATTGATCTCGACCACCCTGATTCTCCAAAGCTTGTCACTCTTATCCTCAAGTCTCTTGAGACACTGACGAGGGCTGCAAATACTGCTGAGCAGCTAAAATCAGAAGGGTCAAACGAGACAAAGGGCACAGATTCTAATGAGAGACATGACAGTCGTGGAACTTCAACTGAGGCTGAAGTGTCCACTTCAACTGAGGCTGAAGTTGATGAGTCAAACCGAAACAATAGCAGTCTACAACAAGTAACTGATGCCGCAGAGAATGGGCAGGAGCAGCCTCAAATTTCCTCTCAAAGCGGAGGTGGAAGGGGTTCGAGTCAAACCCAGGCTATGCCTCAGGAGATGAGGATAGAAGGCGAGGAGATAATGCTGCCTGAACCTATTCAGATGGATTTCATGGGAGAAGAGATTGAACGTGATCAAATTGAAATGAGTTTTCATGTTGAAAATATGGCCGGAGATGATGGAGATGATGACATGGGAGACGAAGAGGATGATGAGGAAGGATTTGATGACATCGGACCCGAACTGGAGGATGATGAGGATGCAGATTTAGTGGAAGACGGAGCTGCAGGTGTTATGGCTCTTTTAGGAACTGATGTCGAAGACTCTGAAGATACTCTCGGAGATGAATATAATAATGACATgattgaagaagatgaggatgaTATCCACGAGGATCGTGTAATAGAGGTGCAGTGGAGGGAAGCTCTTGATGGGCGATCTGGTGGTGGAAATGGATTTATTGATGATTTTACGACTGAGCCGTTTGAAGGAGTGAATGTGGGCGATATGGTTACTCTGCAGAGACCCTTGGGCTTTGAGCCTAGACGTCAAACAGACAGAAATTCTTTCCATCAATCTGGTTCCGAAGTACATGGCTTTCAGCATCCGCTCTTCTCGAGACCTTTGCAAACTGGCAATACGGCCTCAGTTTCAGCAAGTGCTGGCAGCAATGATGTATCACAGTTTTACATGTTTGATACGCCGATTCTACCATTTGATCAAGTACCAAGTAATCCTTTCAGTGATCACTTAGGAGCTGGTGGGGTAGCTCCTCCTTTGACTGATTATTCTGTAGTGGATATGGATTCATTAAGAAGAGGGGTTGGTAATAGTCGGTGGACTGATATAGGTCATCCTCAACCAAGTAGCCAGTCTGCGTCGATTGCCCAACTGATAGAAGAACATTTTATTTCCAACCTTCGTGCTTCTGCTCCAGCAGATACTGTTGTCGAAAGGGAAACTAATAGTACGGAAGTCCAAGAGCAGCAGCATCCGGACGTGCATCCATCTGTTGGAAGCGAAAGCGTTTTGGGGGATGGTAACGACGGTGGCCAACAAAGTGAAGCGCATGAAATGTTGAATAGCCCACCCGATGTAACGGCTGGAAGTTTCTCTCAAGCTCGAGCTAATCCAGCTTCCCCTGAACTTCTGCAGCCTCTTCCTATGAACAGTACCCCAAATGAGATTGACGGAATGGAAATTGGGGAAGGTGATGGAGTACCTATGGATCTCGTCTCCACTGCCCAGGGCCTACCTGATACGTCCAGTAGTCAAAATGTCTCTGGTACGGGGACGCCAATTCCAGTAGATGATCCCATTTCCAATTGTCAACCAAGTGGGGATGTAGATATGAGTAGTGATGGTGCAGAGGGAAATCAGAGTGTGGAACCTTCAGTATTAGCCCGTGATAACAATGCGTTCTCATCCATGGAAGCTACCCAAGATGCGAGGAATGATGAGCAAGTTGCTGAAGGTAGCTTGGCGTTGGACGGCAGGGCACCCGAAGCGAATTCCATAGATCCTACATTTCTAGAGGCGCTCCCTGAAGATCTACGGGCAGAAGTCCTTGCTTCTCAGCAAGCTCAGTCCGTTCAGCCCCCAACTTATGAACCACCTTCGGTAGAGGACATAGATCCTGAATTTTTAGCAGCGCTTCCCCCAGATATCCAAACAGAAGTTCTTGCTCAACAAAGGGTACAAAGGATGGTACAGCAGTCACAAGGACAGCCAGTTGACATGGATAATGCTTCAATTATTGCTACCTTACCTGCTGATTTACGTGAAGAG GTTCTCTTAACTTCTTCAGAAGCAGTTTTGGCAGCGTTGCCTTCACCTTTACTTGCAGAAGCGCAGATGCTCAGAGACCGAGCAATGAGTCACTATCAGGCTCGTAGTCATAGTAATCGAAGGAATGGTTTGGGTTATAATAGGCTGACAGGGATGAACAGGGTTATCGGACTCACTATTGGTCAGAGGGATATTTCATCTTCTGCAGATGGCTTGAAAGTAAAAGAGATGGAAGGAGACCCTCTTGTGGATGCTGAGGCATTGAAAGCACTAATTAGGCTACTACGACTTGCACAG CCATTGGGGAAAGGCCTTCTGCAGAGGCTTCTCTTAAATCTGTGTGCTCACCGTGTTATAAGAGCCAACTTGGTTCAACTTCTGTTGGATTTGATTAGACCAGAGATGGAAACATCACCGAGCGAGTTGGCAATAAGTAATCCGCGTAGACTCTATGGCTGTCAATCAAATGTTGTTTATGGACGATCCCAACTGTTGAATG GTCTTCCTCCTTTAGTGTTCCGTCGGGTGCTAGAGGTTTTGACGTATTTGGCTACCAATCATTCGGCTGTTGCTGACATGTTGTTCTACTTTGATTCGTCACTTGTGTCCCAGTTCTCAAACCCAAAACCCTCTGTATGTGAAGGCAAGAATAAGGAGAAAGTTACTCATGTGACAGACTCCCGGAATCAGGAGATACCTCTGGTTGTCTTCCTAAAACTGCTTAATCGGCCTCAACTTTTGCAAAGTACATCACATCTAGCGCTG GTCACGGGTTTACTGCAAGTAATTGTCTACACAGCAGCATCCCGAATTGAGGGTTGGTCTCCGTCATCAGGTGTACCTGAGAAATCAGAAGAGAATCCAGTTGGTGAAGAAGCTTCAAGTGAAACACGAAAAGATGCTGAATCTGAGCAAGTGGATGAAGCTCATGAGCTATCTGTTGCAAGAAACAAGAATTGTgctgatatatataaaatattcatgcAGTTGCCACGGTCCGATCTCTGCAATCTTTGCCTTCTTCTTGGATATGAAGG GTTATCAGATAAAATTTACCTATTAGCAGGAGAGGTACTTAAAAAGCTGGCTGCCGTAGATGTGGCTCATCGGAAGTTTTTCGCGATAGAACTCTCACAGTTGGCAAGTGGGTTGAGTGACTCAACTGTCCGCGAGCTGGCAACACTAAGCAATACACAGAAAATTAGTCACAGTACAGGTTCCATGGCAGGTGCTTCAATTCTCCGTGTTCTACAGGTTCTTAGCTCACTAACTTCCAGTAGCAATCCTGGAAACGAAAAGGAAACAGAACAGGAGGAACAAAACATTATGCTGAGACTAAACATGGCATTAGAGCCCCTTTGGCAGGAACTTAGCCAGTGTATCAGCATGACTGAGTTGCAGCTGGATCATACTGCAGCGACAGCAACCGTGTCCAATGTAAACCCCGGTGATCATGCCCTAGGGGTCGCTCCTCCGTCCCCTCTTTCTCCGGGAACTCAGAGGTTCTTACCTCTTATTGAGGCTTTCTTTGTTCTGTGTGAGAAAATTCAAACTCCGTCAGTACTACATCAGGATCAGGGGAATGTGACAGCTGGAGAAGTAAAGGAGTCTGTTCTTAGTTTATCATCTAAGACCAGTGTAGATTCTCAGAAGAAAATTGGTGGCTCCGTTACATTTGCAAAGTTTGCGGAGAAGCATAAACGACTTTTGAATTTATTTGTTAGGCAAAACCCAAGTTTACTGGAGAAGTCCCTTTCGATGATGCTCAAGGCACCAAGGCTGATTGATTTTGACAACAAGAAAGCTTACTTCAGGTCAAGGATAAAGCACCAGCATGATCATCACATTTCTCGTCCACTGCGTATCAGTGTCCGCCGAGCTTATATGTTGGAAGATTCATACAACCAGTTACGTATGCGCTCCCTACAGGATCTGAGAGGACGTCTGAATGTGCAGTTTCAAGGTGAGGAAGGTGTTGATGCTGGTGGTCTTACAAGAGAATGGTATCAGTTACTGTCAAGAGTTATATTTGACAAAGGAGCGTTGCTTTTCACTACCGTTGGAAATGATGCCACCTTCCAGCCGAATCCCAACTCTGTTTACCAAAATGAGCATCTGTCATACTTCAAATTTGTTGGTCGCATG GTAGCTAAGGCGTTGTTAGATGGGCAGCTTTTGGATGTTTATTTTACGCGCTCCTTCTATAAACACATACTTGGTGTGAAGGTAACCTATCATGACATTGAGGCAGTGGATCCTGATTACTACAAGAATTTGAAGTGGCTGTTAGAG AATGATGTGAGCGACATACTCGACCTCACATTTAGTATGGACGCAGATGAGGAAAAACGCATTCTTTACGAAAAGACCGAG